A genomic segment from Cricetulus griseus strain 17A/GY chromosome 8, alternate assembly CriGri-PICRH-1.0, whole genome shotgun sequence encodes:
- the Tnfrsf1a gene encoding tumor necrosis factor receptor superfamily member 1A isoform X2, translating into MGLPTVPGLLLSLVLLALLVGIYPSGVTGLVPSLGEREKRDSSCPQGKYPHPLNNSICCTKCHKGTYLANDCPEQGKITDCRECAKGTFTASQNHVRQCLTCKICRKEMSQVEISPCRADKDTVCGCRENQFQQIFGEKHFRCVDCSPCFNGTVAIPCKESQDTVCNCHIGFFRNGNECVPCSRCKKNQDCFKLCLPPTGNVTDPQDPGTPVLLPLVIFLGLCLLSFIFISLMCQYPRWKPKPKVYSITPDKEVESVVTKPLTPAPAPAPTFSPTPGFNPTLGFCSTPGFSPVSNTPITPGLPFDPSNWPNFRVVPPLREVDPTQGADPVLNASLPFASHTLPIPTPVKKWEDCAHPQRPDAADPATLYAVVDGVPPSRWKEFMRLLGLSEHEIERLELQNGRCMREAQYSMLEAWRRRTPRHEATLDVLGQVLCDMNLRGCLENIQEALGSSASSSAPCLPR; encoded by the exons ATGGGTCTCCCCACCGTGCCTGGCCTGCTGCTGTCACTg GTGCTCCTGGCTCTGCTGGTGGGGATATACCCCTCAGGGGTCACTGGACTGGTCCCTTCCCTTGGGGAGCGGGAGAAGAGGGATAGTTCGTGTCCCCAGGGAAAGTACCCCCACCCTCTGAATAATTCCATCTGTTGTACCAAGTGCCACAAAG GAACCTACCTGGCGAATGACTGTCCGGAGCAAGGGAAGATAACAGATTGCAGGGAGTGTGCTAAAGGCACCTTTACCGCTTCCCAGAACCACGTCAGACAATGCCTCACTTGCAAGATATGTCGGAAAG AAATGTCCCAGGTGGAGATTTCTCCTTGCAGAGCGGACAAGGACACTGTGTGTGGCTGCAGGGAGAACCAGTTCCAGCAAATCTTTGGTGAAAAACACTTTCGATGCGTGGACTGCAGCCCCTGCTTCAATGGCACCGTGGCTATTCCCT GTAAAGAGAGTCAGGACACCGTGTGTAACTGCCATATAGGATTCTTCCGAAATGGAAATGAGTGTGTCCCTTGTAGTCG CTGCAAAAAAAATCAGGATTGTTTCAAGTTGTGCCTACCTCCAACTGGAAATGTCACAGACCCCCAGGACCCAG GTACCCCAGTGTTATTGCCCCTGGTTATCTTCCTCGGGCTTTGCCTTTTATCCTTCATCTTCATCAGTTTAATGTGCCAGTACCCGCGGTGGAAGCCCAAGCCCAAGGTCTACTCCATCA cacctGACAAAGAG GTGGAAAGCGTTGTTACTAAGCCCCTAACTCCAGCCCCCGCCCCAGCCCCAACCTTCAGCCCTACCCCTGGCTTCAACCCCACTCTGGGCTTCTGCTCCACCCCAGGCTTCAGTCCTGTCTCCAACACACCCATCACCCCGGGCCTCCCCTTCGACCCTAGTAACTGGCCCAACTTCAGGGTCGTGCCACCTCTAAGGGAGGTGGACCCAACTCAGGGAGCTGACCCTGTTCTCAACGCATCCCTCCCCTTCGCGTCCCACACCTTGCCGATCCCCACCCCTGTTAAGAAATGGGAGGACTGTGCCCACCCGCAGCGACCTGACG CTGCAGACCCCGCGACGCTATATGCGGTGGTGGATGGCGTGCCTCCCTCGCGCTGGAAGGAGTTCATGCGGCTCCTGGGGCTGAGTGAGCACGAGATCGAGCGGCTGGAGCTGCAGAACGGGCGCTGCATGCGCGAGGCCCAGTACAGCATGCTGGAAGCCTGGCGGCGGCGCACACCTCGCCACGAGGCCACGCTGGACGTACTGGGCCAGGTGCTTTGCGACATGAACCTGCGGGGCTGCCTGGAGAACATCCAGGAGGCGCTCGGAAGCTCCGCCTCCTCGTCTGCGCCCTGCCTCCCGCGGTGA
- the Tnfrsf1a gene encoding tumor necrosis factor receptor superfamily member 1A isoform X3 — protein MSQVEISPCRADKDTVCGCRENQFQQIFGEKHFRCVDCSPCFNGTVAIPCKESQDTVCNCHIGFFRNGNECVPCSRCKKNQDCFKLCLPPTGNVTDPQDPGTPVLLPLVIFLGLCLLSFIFISLMCQYPRWKPKPKVYSITPDKEVESVVTKPLTPAPAPAPTFSPTPGFNPTLGFCSTPGFSPVSNTPITPGLPFDPSNWPNFRVVPPLREVDPTQGADPVLNASLPFASHTLPIPTPVKKWEDCAHPQRPDAADPATLYAVVDGVPPSRWKEFMRLLGLSEHEIERLELQNGRCMREAQYSMLEAWRRRTPRHEATLDVLGQVLCDMNLRGCLENIQEALGSSASSSAPCLPR, from the exons ATGTCCCAGGTGGAGATTTCTCCTTGCAGAGCGGACAAGGACACTGTGTGTGGCTGCAGGGAGAACCAGTTCCAGCAAATCTTTGGTGAAAAACACTTTCGATGCGTGGACTGCAGCCCCTGCTTCAATGGCACCGTGGCTATTCCCT GTAAAGAGAGTCAGGACACCGTGTGTAACTGCCATATAGGATTCTTCCGAAATGGAAATGAGTGTGTCCCTTGTAGTCG CTGCAAAAAAAATCAGGATTGTTTCAAGTTGTGCCTACCTCCAACTGGAAATGTCACAGACCCCCAGGACCCAG GTACCCCAGTGTTATTGCCCCTGGTTATCTTCCTCGGGCTTTGCCTTTTATCCTTCATCTTCATCAGTTTAATGTGCCAGTACCCGCGGTGGAAGCCCAAGCCCAAGGTCTACTCCATCA cacctGACAAAGAG GTGGAAAGCGTTGTTACTAAGCCCCTAACTCCAGCCCCCGCCCCAGCCCCAACCTTCAGCCCTACCCCTGGCTTCAACCCCACTCTGGGCTTCTGCTCCACCCCAGGCTTCAGTCCTGTCTCCAACACACCCATCACCCCGGGCCTCCCCTTCGACCCTAGTAACTGGCCCAACTTCAGGGTCGTGCCACCTCTAAGGGAGGTGGACCCAACTCAGGGAGCTGACCCTGTTCTCAACGCATCCCTCCCCTTCGCGTCCCACACCTTGCCGATCCCCACCCCTGTTAAGAAATGGGAGGACTGTGCCCACCCGCAGCGACCTGACG CTGCAGACCCCGCGACGCTATATGCGGTGGTGGATGGCGTGCCTCCCTCGCGCTGGAAGGAGTTCATGCGGCTCCTGGGGCTGAGTGAGCACGAGATCGAGCGGCTGGAGCTGCAGAACGGGCGCTGCATGCGCGAGGCCCAGTACAGCATGCTGGAAGCCTGGCGGCGGCGCACACCTCGCCACGAGGCCACGCTGGACGTACTGGGCCAGGTGCTTTGCGACATGAACCTGCGGGGCTGCCTGGAGAACATCCAGGAGGCGCTCGGAAGCTCCGCCTCCTCGTCTGCGCCCTGCCTCCCGCGGTGA